A genomic window from Nocardioides jiangxiensis includes:
- the thiC gene encoding phosphomethylpyrimidine synthase ThiC — MTATDAERTIERTETSPFHEPVHPAHSRVLKGDLGVPFTRVELTNGSTFDRYTTEGPGSQPEVGLPLLRQAWIEARDDSEEYDGREVQLLDNGKAALRSGVHREQWQGRAYKPRKAKPGRNLSQMHYAKQGIVTPEMEYVAQREGCSVELVRSEVAAGRAIIPNNVNHPESEPMIIGRKFLVKVNANIGNSAVTSSIAEEVEKLTWAIRWGTDTVMDLSTGDDIHTTREWIIRNSPVPIGTVPIYQALEKVNGEADKLTWEIFRDTLIEQAEQGVDYMTIHAGVLLRYVPLTANRVTGIVSRGGSIMAGWCLAHHEENFLYTHFDEICEIFQQYDVAFSLGDGLRPGATADANDEAQLSELRTLAELTKRAWEYDVQVMVEGPGHVPLNLVEENVVLQQDWCHGAPFYTLGPLVTDIAPGYDHITSAIGAATIAMHGTAMLCYVTPKEHLGLPNRDDVKTGVITYKLSAHAADVAKGHPGARDWDDALSHARFEFRWRDQFALSLDPHTAEAFHDETLPAENAKTAHFCSMCGPKFCSMRISQDVRDRFGAALEPGQVTDEAEAGMKAKSAEFVELGRSVYVEPTA, encoded by the coding sequence ATGACCGCGACCGACGCCGAGCGCACCATCGAGCGCACGGAGACCAGCCCGTTCCACGAGCCGGTGCACCCGGCCCACAGCCGCGTCCTCAAGGGCGATCTCGGCGTCCCCTTCACGCGGGTCGAGCTGACCAACGGCTCCACCTTCGACCGCTACACCACCGAGGGCCCGGGCTCCCAGCCCGAGGTCGGCCTGCCGCTGCTGCGCCAGGCCTGGATCGAGGCCCGCGACGACTCCGAGGAGTACGACGGCCGCGAGGTGCAGCTGCTCGACAACGGCAAGGCGGCGCTGCGCTCCGGCGTACACCGGGAGCAGTGGCAGGGACGCGCCTACAAGCCGCGCAAGGCCAAGCCGGGCCGGAACCTCTCGCAGATGCACTACGCGAAGCAGGGCATCGTCACCCCGGAGATGGAGTACGTCGCCCAGCGCGAGGGGTGCTCGGTCGAGCTGGTCCGCTCCGAGGTCGCGGCGGGCCGGGCGATCATCCCCAACAACGTCAACCACCCGGAGTCGGAGCCGATGATCATCGGCCGGAAGTTCCTGGTGAAGGTCAACGCCAACATCGGCAACTCCGCGGTCACCTCCTCGATCGCGGAGGAGGTGGAGAAGCTGACCTGGGCGATCCGCTGGGGCACCGACACCGTCATGGACCTCTCGACCGGTGACGACATCCACACGACGCGCGAGTGGATCATCCGCAACTCGCCCGTCCCGATCGGCACCGTCCCGATCTACCAGGCGCTGGAGAAGGTCAACGGCGAGGCCGACAAGCTGACCTGGGAGATCTTCCGCGACACGCTGATCGAGCAGGCCGAGCAGGGCGTCGACTACATGACGATCCACGCCGGCGTGCTGCTGCGCTACGTGCCGCTGACCGCGAACCGCGTGACCGGCATCGTCTCCCGCGGCGGCTCGATCATGGCCGGGTGGTGCCTCGCGCACCACGAGGAGAACTTCCTCTACACGCACTTCGACGAGATCTGCGAGATCTTCCAGCAGTACGACGTCGCCTTCTCGCTCGGCGACGGCCTGCGCCCCGGTGCGACCGCCGACGCCAACGACGAGGCCCAGCTGAGCGAGCTGCGCACGCTGGCCGAGCTCACCAAGCGCGCCTGGGAGTACGACGTGCAGGTCATGGTCGAGGGGCCGGGGCACGTCCCGCTCAACCTCGTCGAGGAGAACGTGGTCCTCCAGCAGGACTGGTGCCATGGCGCGCCGTTCTACACGCTCGGCCCGCTGGTCACCGACATCGCGCCGGGCTACGACCACATCACCTCGGCCATCGGCGCTGCCACGATCGCCATGCACGGCACGGCCATGCTCTGCTACGTCACGCCGAAGGAGCACCTCGGTCTCCCGAACCGCGACGACGTGAAGACCGGTGTCATCACCTACAAGCTCTCGGCGCACGCGGCCGACGTCGCGAAGGGCCACCCCGGCGCCCGCGACTGGGACGACGCGCTCTCGCACGCGCGCTTCGAGTTCCGCTGGCGCGACCAGTTCGCGCTCTCGCTCGACCCGCACACGGCGGAGGCGTTCCACGACGAGACGCTCCCGGCCGAGAACGCCAAGACCGCGCACTTCTGCTCGATGTGCGGACCGAAGTTCTGCTCGATGCGGATCTCGCAGGACGTCCGTGACCGCTTCGGTGCCGCGCTCGAGCCGGGTCAGGTCACCGACGAGGCCGAGGCCGGCATGAAGGCGAAGTCCGCCGAGTTCGTCGAGCTCGGCCGCTCGGTCTACGTGGAGCCCACCGCCTGA
- a CDS encoding alpha/beta fold hydrolase, translated as MTEPIAVSAELFAPVGPGQELCYQTFGTLADAPRGALLLVMGLSGPMIWWPVGFCEALVEAGFFVIRYDNRDTGRSFRGEGRVARGDLVKAFLGRPVEAPYSMSDLASDGIAVLDHLGIGSAHVCGMSMGGMIVQTMALEHPDRVRSVTSVMSTTGSRRVGFQHPSLLPRLLRSPGRGREAYAESTAAFWSFIGSPGYPTGLDEVRARALDTYDRGISGSGVMRQMMAVLTQPDRTRLLSSVTVPMTVIHGRADKMVHVSGGRATARAAGADLLVIDGMGHDLPRGLWPTFVRSITDTADRA; from the coding sequence GTGACTGAACCGATCGCCGTCTCCGCGGAGCTCTTCGCCCCCGTCGGGCCCGGCCAGGAGCTCTGCTACCAGACCTTCGGCACGCTGGCCGACGCTCCACGGGGCGCCCTGCTCCTGGTGATGGGCCTGTCCGGCCCGATGATCTGGTGGCCGGTCGGTTTCTGCGAGGCGCTGGTCGAGGCCGGCTTCTTCGTGATCCGCTACGACAACCGCGACACGGGCCGCTCGTTCCGCGGTGAGGGCCGGGTGGCACGCGGCGACCTGGTCAAGGCGTTCCTGGGACGGCCCGTCGAGGCGCCGTACTCGATGTCGGACCTGGCCTCCGACGGCATCGCCGTCCTCGACCACCTCGGCATCGGGAGCGCCCACGTCTGCGGCATGTCGATGGGCGGCATGATCGTGCAGACCATGGCCCTCGAGCACCCCGACCGGGTGCGGTCGGTGACGTCGGTGATGTCGACGACGGGGTCGCGGCGCGTGGGGTTCCAGCACCCCTCGCTCCTCCCCCGGCTGCTGCGGTCTCCCGGACGCGGCCGGGAGGCGTACGCCGAGTCGACGGCCGCCTTCTGGAGCTTCATCGGGTCGCCGGGCTACCCGACCGGGCTCGACGAGGTGCGCGCACGGGCACTCGACACCTACGACCGCGGCATCTCGGGCTCCGGCGTGATGCGCCAGATGATGGCGGTGCTGACCCAGCCCGACCGTACCCGGCTCCTCTCCTCGGTGACCGTGCCGATGACCGTCATCCACGGCCGCGCCGACAAGATGGTGCACGTGTCGGGCGGCCGTGCCACGGCCCGCGCCGCCGGCGCCGACCTGCTCGTCATCGACGGCATGGGGCACGACCTCCCGCGCGGCCTGTGGCCGACGTTCGTCCGGTCGATCACGGACACGGCCGACCGCGCCTGA
- the glpX gene encoding class II fructose-bisphosphatase: MNAPLDLSVNPEAPDRNLALELVRVTEAAAMAAGRWVGKGDKNGADGVAVNAMRVMISSVSMNGTVVIGEGEKDEAPMLFNGEKVGDGTGPECDIAVDPIDGTTLTAKGMNNAIAVLAAAPRGSMYDPSAVFYMDKLVTGAEAADVVDIRLPVAENIRLIAKAKGTAKEDVTVVLLDRPRHDKIAEEIREAGARIKFISDGDVAGAIMAAKADTGIDLLLGIGGTPEGIITACAMKCLGGTIQGRLWPTSDEERQRAIDAGHNLDPDFVLHTEDLVTGDDCFFVATGITDGELMKGVRYRSGGATTDSLVMRGRSGTIRRITSEHRLGKLRAYSGIDFGH, from the coding sequence GGTGACGGAGGCGGCGGCGATGGCCGCCGGCCGCTGGGTCGGCAAGGGCGACAAGAACGGCGCCGACGGCGTGGCCGTCAACGCGATGCGCGTCATGATCTCCAGCGTCAGCATGAACGGCACGGTCGTCATCGGCGAGGGCGAGAAGGACGAGGCGCCCATGCTGTTCAACGGCGAGAAGGTCGGCGACGGCACCGGACCGGAGTGCGACATCGCGGTCGACCCGATCGACGGCACCACCCTCACCGCGAAGGGCATGAACAACGCCATCGCCGTGCTCGCCGCCGCGCCCCGCGGCTCGATGTACGACCCGAGCGCCGTCTTCTACATGGACAAGCTGGTCACCGGTGCCGAGGCGGCCGACGTCGTCGACATCCGGCTCCCGGTCGCCGAGAACATCCGCCTCATCGCCAAGGCGAAAGGCACCGCGAAGGAGGACGTCACCGTCGTTCTCCTGGACCGCCCGCGCCACGACAAGATCGCCGAGGAGATCCGCGAGGCGGGCGCCCGGATCAAGTTCATCTCCGACGGTGACGTCGCCGGCGCCATCATGGCGGCCAAGGCCGACACCGGCATCGACCTGCTGCTCGGCATCGGCGGCACCCCGGAGGGCATCATCACGGCCTGCGCGATGAAGTGCCTCGGCGGCACCATCCAGGGCCGCCTCTGGCCGACCAGCGACGAGGAGCGCCAGCGCGCCATCGACGCCGGCCACAACCTGGACCCCGACTTCGTCCTCCACACCGAGGACCTGGTCACGGGCGACGACTGCTTCTTCGTCGCCACCGGCATCACCGACGGCGAGCTCATGAAGGGCGTCCGCTACCGCTCCGGCGGCGCGACCACCGACTCGCTGGTCATGCGCGGCCGGTCGGGGACGATCCGCCGGATCACCTCCGAGCACCGCCTCGGCAAGCTCCGCGCCTACTCGGGCATCGACTTCGGTCACTGA